Proteins found in one Bacteroidota bacterium genomic segment:
- a CDS encoding medium chain dehydrogenase/reductase family protein — MRAVLIRQGPFGRRRIAVEPWPEPRQVSSGEVRIRVRAAGLNFADALMRRGLYPGAPRPPFVPGFEVAGEIETVGPEAPFAVGQRVLALMPSGGQAEQVVVPAAQVFPIPEAMPFEEAAALPVAYLTAYMALIEMAALKPGEWVLVHAAAGGVGLAALQIARTVPDVRILGTASAGKHALLRAQGCDHPIDYRRRDYEPEVRRLTGGAGVHVVLDPLGGRDTRKNYRLLRPTGRLVLYGLMRPFGGPRRRPLRALWEHLQAPCFHPLRLMWENRAVIGLHLGRLWAEAARLRNAMQTLLTWYAQGRIRPVIDRIYRLEEVALAHKRLEERQNAGKIVLVP, encoded by the coding sequence ATGCGCGCCGTCCTCATACGCCAAGGCCCCTTCGGAAGGCGGCGAATCGCCGTAGAGCCATGGCCTGAGCCCCGGCAGGTGAGCTCCGGGGAGGTGCGGATTCGGGTGCGGGCCGCTGGGCTCAACTTCGCCGACGCGCTCATGCGTAGGGGGCTATATCCCGGGGCTCCGAGGCCGCCTTTTGTGCCCGGCTTTGAGGTGGCAGGTGAGATCGAGACGGTTGGACCAGAGGCGCCCTTCGCGGTGGGCCAGCGAGTGCTGGCGCTCATGCCCTCTGGAGGACAGGCCGAACAGGTGGTGGTGCCCGCTGCGCAGGTGTTTCCCATCCCGGAGGCGATGCCGTTCGAAGAGGCCGCCGCTCTGCCCGTGGCTTATCTTACGGCCTACATGGCCCTGATCGAGATGGCCGCGCTCAAGCCCGGAGAGTGGGTGCTCGTGCACGCGGCCGCCGGGGGCGTGGGGCTGGCCGCTCTGCAGATAGCGCGCACCGTGCCGGATGTGCGGATCTTGGGGACGGCCTCTGCAGGCAAGCACGCGCTTTTGCGCGCGCAGGGCTGCGATCACCCCATCGACTACCGCAGGCGGGATTACGAGCCTGAGGTGCGGCGTCTGACCGGCGGAGCCGGCGTGCACGTGGTGCTCGACCCCTTGGGAGGGCGCGATACGCGGAAAAACTACCGACTTTTGCGGCCCACAGGCCGGCTTGTGCTGTATGGCCTTATGCGCCCCTTCGGGGGGCCCAGAAGGCGGCCCTTGCGGGCGCTTTGGGAGCATCTGCAAGCCCCCTGCTTTCATCCCCTTCGGCTTATGTGGGAGAATCGAGCCGTAATCGGGCTGCATCTGGGGCGCCTGTGGGCGGAGGCGGCCAGGCTGCGCAACGCGATGCAGACCCTGCTTACGTGGTACGCTCAGGGTCGTATTCGACCCGTAATCGATCGCATTTACCGGCTCGAGGAGGTCGCTTTGGCCCACAAGCGCCTGGAGGAGCGGCAAAACGCGGGCAAAATCGTGCTCGTGCCGTGA
- the mutS gene encoding DNA mismatch repair protein MutS, whose product MEPSQVDTPLMRQYWGIKQRYPGAILLFRIGDFYETFGEDAEITSRVLGITLTKRSNGAAADVPLAGFPYHALETYLPKLVRAGYRVAICEQLEDPKLAKKVVKRDVVEVVTPGVVFSERILDHRRSHYLVAVHFGADRIGLAFLDVSTGEFALAECASDWELIEQLQTLAPAELLADRRHRERVQVLGVAAPVTWLDDWVWAFEYAYAVLVRHFRTHSLKGFGVEAYRAGVIAAGAALHYAQETQRGRLEHVRKLALYQSDEHMVLDPATQRNLELTRPLQEGTQDGTLIGILDQTQTAMGARLLRQWLLRPLRRPDRIERRLEAVEELFEQRRRREAIRAALREVADIERLVGRICTGRAGPRDLAQIRLSLRQLPRIRELLEGCTSSLLSTVREELDPCSELLERLERALAPSPPAALADGGVIRDGYHAELDALRALVRDVTAWMERFRAEEAARTGIPSLKVGYNRVFGYYIEITHTHRNRVPSDYIRKQTLANAERYITAALKEQEERILSAQERILTLEEELFQELRASVVERAEALQQNARLLALLDVLANLAEVAERYGYVRPVVDESRVLDIRQGRHPVLERLLPPGEAYVPNDVYLCPEEQQILIITGPNMAGKSALLRQTGLIVLLAQIGSFVPAESARIGVVDKIFTRVGASDNLAAGESTFLVEMQEAAHILHAATQHSLVLLDEIGRGTSTFDGLSIAWAIAEYLHENPEVAARTLFATHYHELAELAAFYPRIRNYHLLVREQDGRVVFLRRLVPGSTDHSYGIHVAEMAGVPAPVVARAREILRYLESKELELEGLLRTESSPNAAPSLPQSRAQTRRRLRALGPPPAAVQLSLLELDPVWDTIRQELEALDPVRLTPIEALLRIAAWKERLLGKERP is encoded by the coding sequence ATGGAGCCGTCCCAGGTCGATACGCCCCTCATGCGCCAGTACTGGGGCATCAAGCAGCGCTATCCGGGGGCGATTCTGCTTTTCCGGATCGGGGATTTCTACGAAACCTTCGGGGAGGACGCCGAGATCACCTCCCGCGTGCTGGGGATCACCCTCACGAAGCGCTCCAACGGCGCGGCGGCTGATGTGCCCTTGGCGGGCTTTCCGTATCATGCTCTCGAGACCTATTTGCCGAAGCTTGTGCGGGCCGGCTACCGGGTGGCGATCTGCGAACAGCTCGAAGACCCCAAGTTGGCTAAAAAAGTCGTCAAACGCGACGTAGTGGAGGTCGTCACCCCGGGTGTCGTGTTTAGCGAGCGCATCCTGGATCATCGGCGTAGCCATTACCTTGTTGCCGTGCACTTCGGGGCCGACCGGATCGGGCTGGCCTTTTTGGATGTGAGCACAGGTGAGTTCGCACTCGCGGAATGCGCCTCGGACTGGGAGCTTATCGAGCAGCTGCAGACCCTGGCCCCGGCTGAACTGCTGGCGGATCGGCGGCACCGAGAGCGCGTGCAGGTTCTGGGCGTAGCCGCCCCCGTAACATGGCTCGACGACTGGGTCTGGGCCTTTGAGTACGCCTATGCAGTGCTCGTTCGCCACTTTCGCACCCACTCTCTTAAGGGCTTTGGGGTGGAGGCGTATCGGGCGGGTGTTATCGCCGCGGGTGCCGCGCTGCACTACGCCCAAGAAACCCAGCGGGGGCGTCTGGAGCATGTGCGCAAGCTCGCGCTTTATCAGAGCGACGAGCACATGGTGCTCGATCCGGCCACCCAGCGCAACCTCGAGCTTACGCGCCCCCTGCAAGAGGGCACTCAAGACGGCACGCTGATTGGCATCTTAGATCAAACCCAAACGGCTATGGGCGCACGCTTGCTAAGGCAATGGCTGCTGCGCCCCTTGAGGCGACCGGACCGAATCGAGCGCCGCCTGGAGGCCGTTGAAGAGCTCTTCGAGCAGCGCCGCCGGCGCGAGGCCATTCGGGCCGCCTTGCGTGAGGTGGCGGACATCGAGCGTCTGGTGGGGCGCATCTGCACGGGGCGCGCCGGGCCTCGGGACCTGGCGCAGATCCGGCTCTCTTTAAGGCAGCTGCCTCGGATACGAGAGTTGCTTGAGGGCTGCACAAGCAGCTTGCTCAGCACCGTGCGCGAGGAACTCGACCCGTGTTCGGAGCTCTTAGAGCGCCTTGAGCGCGCGCTTGCGCCCAGTCCGCCGGCCGCGCTCGCCGACGGCGGGGTGATCCGGGACGGCTACCATGCCGAGCTGGACGCGTTGCGCGCTCTTGTGCGCGACGTCACGGCCTGGATGGAGCGCTTTCGGGCCGAGGAGGCGGCCCGGACCGGGATTCCGTCGCTTAAGGTGGGCTACAATCGGGTCTTCGGCTACTACATCGAGATCACCCATACGCATCGAAACCGGGTGCCGTCGGATTACATCCGCAAGCAGACGCTGGCGAACGCGGAGCGCTACATCACGGCGGCCCTTAAGGAACAAGAGGAGCGCATTCTGTCGGCCCAAGAGCGGATCCTGACCCTGGAAGAGGAGCTCTTTCAGGAGCTCCGAGCCTCCGTGGTCGAACGCGCCGAGGCGTTGCAGCAAAACGCCCGGCTGCTGGCCTTGCTGGACGTTCTGGCCAACCTGGCGGAGGTGGCCGAGCGCTACGGCTATGTGCGGCCGGTGGTGGACGAATCGAGGGTGCTGGACATCCGTCAGGGCCGCCATCCCGTTTTGGAGCGCCTGCTTCCGCCGGGGGAAGCCTATGTGCCCAATGACGTGTACCTGTGCCCCGAGGAGCAGCAGATTCTGATCATCACCGGGCCGAACATGGCCGGCAAATCCGCCCTGCTTCGGCAGACCGGCCTGATCGTGCTCCTGGCTCAGATCGGCTCTTTTGTTCCGGCCGAGTCGGCTCGGATCGGGGTAGTGGACAAGATTTTTACCCGCGTGGGGGCCTCGGACAATTTGGCCGCAGGCGAAAGCACGTTTCTGGTCGAGATGCAGGAGGCCGCCCATATTTTGCATGCCGCCACCCAGCACTCCCTTGTGCTGCTAGATGAGATCGGCCGCGGCACAAGCACCTTCGATGGGCTATCGATCGCCTGGGCCATTGCCGAGTACCTGCACGAAAACCCCGAGGTGGCGGCCCGGACCCTGTTCGCCACGCATTATCATGAGCTAGCCGAGCTGGCCGCGTTCTACCCCCGGATCCGCAACTATCACCTGCTGGTGCGGGAACAGGACGGCCGAGTGGTGTTCCTGCGCCGACTCGTTCCGGGCAGCACGGACCACAGCTACGGGATCCACGTGGCGGAGATGGCCGGCGTGCCGGCCCCGGTCGTGGCGCGGGCTCGGGAGATCCTGCGCTATCTGGAAAGCAAAGAACTTGAGCTAGAGGGCCTGCTCAGGACCGAAAGCTCCCCGAATGCCGCACCCAGCCTGCCGCAGAGCCGAGCCCAGACGCGTCGGCGGCTGCGTGCCTTGGGGCCGCCCCCCGCGGCCGTGCAGCTTTCCTTGCTCGAGTTGGATCCGGTCTGGGATACCATACGCCAGGAGCTGGAGGCGCTCGATCCGGTGCGGCTTACGCCGATAGAGGCCCTTTTGCGCATAGCCGCCTGGAAGGAACGCCTGCTGGGAAAAGAAAGGCCCTGA
- a CDS encoding GAF domain-containing protein: MYAFSISAPDKASRYVELYEALEALLKEERDWLANLANTAALLWMALPQINWVGFYLYRGGALVLGPFQGKPACVRIPIGRGVCGTAAAKGHTIRVPDVDAFPGHIACDSASRSEIVVPMRLGSRLLGVLDVDAPVLARFDETDEEGLERVVSMLVRATDWPDSW; encoded by the coding sequence ATGTACGCGTTTTCGATCTCAGCCCCGGACAAGGCCTCTCGCTATGTGGAGCTTTACGAGGCCCTAGAGGCCCTGCTAAAGGAGGAACGGGATTGGCTGGCGAACCTGGCCAACACGGCGGCCCTGCTGTGGATGGCGCTACCGCAGATCAACTGGGTGGGCTTTTACCTGTATCGGGGCGGTGCGCTCGTACTGGGCCCGTTTCAGGGCAAGCCGGCCTGCGTGCGCATCCCGATCGGCCGCGGCGTCTGCGGGACAGCCGCTGCGAAAGGCCATACGATCCGGGTGCCCGACGTAGACGCCTTCCCCGGCCACATCGCCTGCGATAGCGCCTCGCGCTCCGAAATCGTCGTGCCCATGCGCCTGGGGTCGCGGCTGCTGGGCGTTCTGGACGTCGACGCCCCCGTGTTGGCCCGCTTCGACGAAACGGACGAGGAGGGACTAGAGCGCGTGGTCTCGATGCTGGTGCGCGCCACGGACTGGCCCGATTCCTGGTGA
- the lipA gene encoding lipoyl synthase — MDLTLPVLNPSEPPRTRRPDWLRVKLPYGGAYARVREIIDQHRLHTVCESARCPNIGECWGAGTATFMILGNICTRSCGFCAVITGRPTELDLEEPYRVAEAVRLMGLRHAVVTSVNRDELRDGGAAVFAMTIREIRRLNPNTTVEVLIPDFKGNWEALQLVLDERPDVLNHNMETIRRLYPQVRPQARYERSLELLRRAKEADLVTKSGIMVGLGESFEEVLALMDDLRAVGCDVLTIGQYLQPTKLHLPVVEYVHPEVFARYREEGLKRGFRHVESGPLVRSSYHAERHVPPR, encoded by the coding sequence ATGGATCTGACGCTTCCTGTATTGAATCCCTCTGAGCCCCCCCGGACGCGGAGGCCGGATTGGCTACGCGTAAAGCTGCCCTACGGGGGTGCATACGCGCGCGTGCGCGAGATCATCGATCAACATCGGTTGCACACGGTCTGCGAATCGGCCCGCTGCCCGAACATCGGGGAATGCTGGGGGGCCGGCACGGCTACGTTCATGATCTTGGGCAACATCTGCACGCGCTCCTGCGGCTTTTGTGCCGTGATCACGGGCCGGCCCACGGAGCTGGACCTGGAAGAGCCCTACCGCGTGGCCGAGGCCGTGCGGCTCATGGGGCTTCGTCATGCCGTGGTGACGAGCGTCAACCGAGACGAGCTGCGCGACGGCGGCGCGGCCGTCTTCGCCATGACGATTCGCGAAATCCGCCGCCTGAACCCGAATACGACCGTCGAAGTGCTCATCCCGGACTTCAAAGGCAATTGGGAGGCGCTGCAGCTTGTGCTCGATGAGCGGCCGGACGTGCTCAACCACAACATGGAGACCATCCGACGCCTGTATCCCCAGGTGCGCCCTCAGGCCCGATACGAGCGTAGCCTTGAGCTGTTGCGTCGCGCAAAAGAGGCGGATCTGGTGACGAAAAGCGGCATCATGGTGGGACTAGGGGAGAGCTTCGAAGAGGTGCTGGCGCTCATGGACGATCTTCGGGCCGTGGGCTGCGACGTGCTCACGATCGGCCAATACTTGCAACCCACGAAGCTGCACCTGCCCGTGGTCGAGTACGTCCATCCAGAGGTTTTCGCGCGCTACCGGGAGGAGGGGCTTAAGCGCGGCTTTCGCCACGTAGAGTCCGGCCCCCTGGTGCGCTCCAGTTATCACGCGGAACGGCACGTGCCGCCCCGCTAG